The following proteins are encoded in a genomic region of Comamonas resistens:
- the rtcR gene encoding RNA repair transcriptional activator RtcR, with translation MSKKNVVIGFMGTQLDSGQGAGRWEKWRPTVSLMQHEDTVIDRLELLYSSRHDKLAQILVQDISNVSPETKVNLVCSEVQDPWDFGEMYAALYDWARNYRFDTERENYWVHITTGTHVAQICMFLMVESRQIPGVLLQTSPPRKQQAGSPGSMVLIDLDLSRYEALAQRFHQAQTEALEFLKNGIATRNPQFNRLIEEIERVAIRSRAPILFTGPTGAGKSHLARRIYELKKSRHQVQGEFVEVNCATLRGDGAASTLFGHRKGAFTGAAADRAGLLRTAHEGVLFLDEIGELGPDEQAMLLKAVEEKRFFPMGSDKEVSSDFQLIAGTHRDLRVDVAEGRFREDLFARINLWSYTLPGLAQRPEDLEPNIDHLLLRAAGETGSAVRFNAEARAVYLQFAKSAAAPWSGNFRDLSASITRLATLADSGRITIEQVQAEIGRLGWLWQHSQASHLPPAELSLADYLPEDAVAQLDLFDRLQLQSVIAVCRVSSTLSDAGRKLFDQSRQQKAVVNDADRLRKFLHKFGLNWEQVKQSY, from the coding sequence CAGGGTGCGGGGCGCTGGGAGAAATGGCGGCCCACGGTGTCGCTGATGCAGCATGAAGACACCGTGATAGACAGGCTGGAGCTGCTGTACTCCAGCCGCCATGACAAGCTGGCCCAGATCCTGGTGCAGGACATTTCCAATGTCTCGCCGGAAACCAAGGTCAATCTGGTCTGTTCGGAAGTCCAGGACCCCTGGGACTTTGGCGAGATGTATGCCGCGCTCTATGACTGGGCACGCAACTATCGCTTTGACACCGAGCGCGAGAACTACTGGGTACACATCACGACGGGCACCCATGTTGCGCAGATCTGCATGTTCCTCATGGTGGAGTCGCGCCAGATACCGGGCGTGCTGCTGCAGACCTCGCCGCCGCGCAAGCAGCAGGCAGGATCGCCGGGCAGCATGGTTCTGATCGACCTGGATCTGTCGCGCTACGAGGCCCTGGCTCAGCGCTTCCATCAGGCCCAGACCGAGGCGCTGGAGTTCCTCAAGAATGGCATCGCCACGCGCAACCCGCAGTTCAACAGGCTGATCGAAGAGATAGAGCGCGTGGCGATCCGTTCGCGCGCGCCCATTCTGTTCACCGGCCCCACGGGCGCGGGAAAGTCGCATCTGGCACGGCGCATTTATGAGCTGAAAAAATCCCGCCATCAGGTGCAGGGCGAATTTGTCGAGGTCAACTGCGCCACACTGCGCGGCGATGGCGCGGCCTCCACCTTGTTCGGCCACAGGAAAGGGGCGTTCACGGGCGCGGCGGCAGACCGCGCGGGCTTGCTGCGCACCGCGCATGAGGGAGTGCTGTTCCTGGACGAAATCGGCGAGCTGGGCCCGGACGAGCAGGCCATGCTGCTCAAGGCTGTGGAGGAAAAGCGCTTTTTCCCCATGGGCAGCGACAAGGAGGTGAGCAGCGACTTCCAGCTCATCGCCGGCACTCACCGCGATCTGCGCGTCGATGTGGCCGAAGGGCGTTTCCGCGAAGATCTGTTTGCGCGTATCAATCTCTGGTCCTATACCTTGCCGGGCCTGGCACAGCGTCCCGAGGACCTGGAGCCCAATATCGATCATCTGTTGCTGCGTGCGGCGGGCGAGACCGGCAGCGCCGTGCGCTTCAACGCCGAGGCCAGGGCCGTCTATCTGCAATTTGCCAAATCTGCCGCCGCGCCCTGGAGTGGCAATTTCCGCGACCTCTCGGCCAGTATCACGCGTCTGGCCACGCTGGCCGACAGCGGCCGCATCACCATAGAGCAGGTGCAGGCCGAGATTGGCCGGCTGGGCTGGCTGTGGCAACACTCTCAGGCCAGCCATCTGCCTCCTGCCGAGCTGAGTCTGGCCGACTATCTGCCTGAAGACGCGGTGGCTCAGCTGGACCTGTTTGATCGACTGCAGCTGCAGTCCGTGATTGCCGTCTGCCGCGTATCGAGCACGCTGTCCGATGCGGGGCGCAAGCTGTTTGACCAGTCACGCCAGCAAAAAGCCGTGGTCAACGACGCGGACAGGTTGCGCAAGTTTCTGCACAAATTTGGCTTGAATTGGGAGCAGGTCAAACAATCATATTGA